In Halobacteria archaeon AArc-dxtr1, the genomic stretch CCAGCTAATCTATGACCTCGATACAGAGCCCGCTGCACAACTGACCGACAAGTGGCCCTCGCTGCCCGAAGCAGTTCGAGTCACCTCCGAAAGCGGTGAACAGCTACTCACAGTCGCTCGTGAGCGGACGGGACAGACAGATTCGACGCAGTCATGGAGTGAGGGAGCGCACTCTACGTTTCTCTACGATGAGGGAGGGTACGACGTTCGCAACGAAGATCGGCTTACAACCCTACTGGAGAGTGCCGAAAACGATTTCTGGTTGGTGCCAGCCATTGCACTCCAGCGCGCCGTTACCGACGAGCATTCGGAGGATCGTCAACCCAGCGTTCCCTCGAAAACACGTCTTGAGTGTCGCAAGTGCGATCGGAACACTGTGCATCAGTTCCAGGAATTCGAGTCTATCCCAGATGACGAGTGGTCTGGCCAGCCGATGTGGAATTGCCAAGTGTGTCAGTCACCTCGTCACGGACCGGAACCCCAATAGATGATCGGCTGAGCAGTATCTTAACCAACGTAGAATGTAGATGCCAGGAGTTGTTGGTTAACACTTGTTGCGTACGAACGTACCGATGGCCAGTACACGGTCCACTACTCTCACTGGGGCGCAGCAAACTTCAAACTGAAGCACCGTATCACGGCCGATACCCCGTTGGTGATGAGGACACCGACTCGAAGTGGCCGAAACAGCTCCTAATGAGTCTACATCCAAGATGGCGAAACCGGACCACGCATAGAGCTATCTGGTTTCTTGAAATTCTCAGCACCTAAGACAGCCTGTACACCGAATACCCAGAATCCAGTCATCCCCGGGAGTTCAGAGCGGGAGTGCTGTCGAACAGAGATAGAGGTTACAGCTCTTCTCCGCTACCGAACACACTCCCATCGTCTATATCAGCGGGAGCACTACTAGAAGGCGCGTTCTGGGCGTCATCGTACGCCTCCCGCCAGAGTTGGTCAGCCTTCAAATTCTCAGCGTCGTGCTCCGTGTGCCGCTCTCGAATCTTCGTCAGCACTGGTGTGTTGACCGCATCCCCCGAAATGACTGCTTGGCCCTTGGTCAAGCCAGGGAGCTCATCGAGCACCGCTGCGCCGGCGCCCTCAACGGAATCGCGGATTGCTTGCTGATCGTTCGGATTTTTGATCTGCATCGTGATTTGGGTACCGCATTGTGAGAGGACGGTTTGGTCGAGTTTTGACGGGCGCTGAGTAATCAGTCCGGTCCCGATCCCGAACTTCCGACCCTCACTGTTCACCTGTCGTATGATCGACAAGGCCTGTGAGTCTCCATCGGGAGCGAAGCGGTGTGCTTCCTCGAATAGCGTGAATACAGGGTGTTCGATCGGTGTCCGAACGTCGTCTGGGTCACCGACCACGACCGCCTCGCGCCCCTCGTAGAGTTTCCGGAGCAGGACGGCGGCCATCACCTGCTGGTCGCGGCGGGAGAGCCCGTCCATCCGAAGGACGGTCACTTGACCAGGGTTGACGAGCGCGTCAAGGTCGAGTCGGTCGTACGCATCGAAGAAGTCCGACTGCTGGAGGTTACGATTGATTCGCCATTTCAGACCGGACGCCTCTCCGTCCGGATGGTTGCGGTGGCAAGCCTGTTCGAGGTCGTTCACAGTAAACGCGTCCTCGCTCCGAAGATCGTCGTAGGCGTCACTCAACACCGACGACATCCGTTCGGTTGGGTCAAGGATCGAGCGTAAGTCAGCGTAGGTCAGGTCAGCCAACTTCACCGAGAGCTGGTCGGGCTTTCGGATCTCGGCCGATGGCCGGTATCCATCCGCGCCCTCGAAAGCGGGATGGTCGCACATCTGGTCCAGACTGTCGTACTCGCCGTGAGGGTCGAATACCAGAACCGAAGCGCGTGTGGCAGGCTTGAGCATCTCCTCGAGGAGTACGCTGGCAGTGTAGGACTTTCCGCTGCCCGTCGAAGCAAGGATAGCGAGATGTGTCGCCGCCACCTCATTGACCGGTAGCTCGACAGTCACCTTTTCATCAGCCCGGTTCAGCAGCCGACCCATCCACGCCATGCCTGGGTCGGGATCGTCTTCCTCACGGAATCCGGGTGGTGTGACGTTGGGGATGACCACCTCCAGCATCTCGCCGGGGGCACGGTAAAGTCGCGTGCCGGTATCAGGTAATTTCCGTGGATTCCGAAACGACTCAAAGCCTGGGTCGTAGTAGCCGATTACCTCTGCCGTGATGCAGTAGAGTTCTCCACCATCCGCCTCGGCACCCAGCGCCGTTGCCACCCGTCCAGCATCCACGTCCGGGTCCGTCATGAATGACGCTGGGAGCCCTGCTTCCCGTTCGCGGTCACTCACTCGTGCCAAGACCACTTCGTCACTATTACCTCCGGTGGACTGGCTGTACGCCACGAACTCGCCGGTCGACACCGCCTGTCCGTCCGGCGCTGCAAACACGAACTCGCCGACTTCGTCTCCCGGTTCGATGACAGTCCCGACAACGGGCTCAGCTGCCAGCTCAGCTGCATCCACGACCGTCGTCCTGTCACCACTCATTGGAGTACCCCCCGGTTTACATTGGCCTGATGGGCGACCTTCCGTTCGATTACATCCAGAAGATCGTCGTACCCCTCAGTCGTCTCGTGCAGTCGTTCAGCAATCGCACCAACGAGCTCGGCTCCGAATGTCCCGGCGACCTCAATCAGCCGGGGATAGTAGGCCAGCGAGAGGTCACCATCGACGAAGTGGAACATGCGAAAGGTGGCTTCGGGACACTGGTAGACGGTCGTACCGTGGCCAATTGCGAATGTCGGGATCGAGTGGTCCGGCGTTTCAATTCGGTCACCATCGCTCGAGTCGCCGGTAGCAGTAGCAGTACCGAGGAGCGCAATGCCGATGAGGGTCGTCGGTTCGTCGACAAGACTCGGTCGGAACTGGTCAGTAGCGCCATCAGCACCGAGCGTCGGGCCCAGACCACCCATTCCGGGGTCGATCACCTGCGTGCCGTGGACAACGCCGATCGCCACTTCTTCGGCAT encodes the following:
- a CDS encoding ATP-binding protein, whose translation is MSGDRTTVVDAAELAAEPVVGTVIEPGDEVGEFVFAAPDGQAVSTGEFVAYSQSTGGNSDEVVLARVSDREREAGLPASFMTDPDVDAGRVATALGAEADGGELYCITAEVIGYYDPGFESFRNPRKLPDTGTRLYRAPGEMLEVVIPNVTPPGFREEDDPDPGMAWMGRLLNRADEKVTVELPVNEVAATHLAILASTGSGKSYTASVLLEEMLKPATRASVLVFDPHGEYDSLDQMCDHPAFEGADGYRPSAEIRKPDQLSVKLADLTYADLRSILDPTERMSSVLSDAYDDLRSEDAFTVNDLEQACHRNHPDGEASGLKWRINRNLQQSDFFDAYDRLDLDALVNPGQVTVLRMDGLSRRDQQVMAAVLLRKLYEGREAVVVGDPDDVRTPIEHPVFTLFEEAHRFAPDGDSQALSIIRQVNSEGRKFGIGTGLITQRPSKLDQTVLSQCGTQITMQIKNPNDQQAIRDSVEGAGAAVLDELPGLTKGQAVISGDAVNTPVLTKIRERHTEHDAENLKADQLWREAYDDAQNAPSSSAPADIDDGSVFGSGEEL